One window of Curtobacterium sp. 458 genomic DNA carries:
- a CDS encoding NAD(P)/FAD-dependent oxidoreductase, whose translation MRDHFDVIVVGGAAAGLSAALILGRSRRSVLVVDAGEPRNAPAAGIHNYLGREGASPAELGRVGREEVAAHDVEVTAGRIVATSATDGDGTDAVGFSVTFDSGAVVTARRLVVASGAVDVLPEVPGLAEQWGRGVVHCPFCHGWEIRDRRIGVLVTTPNGAHHALMFRALSDDVTAFVADETLVDDTALAGLRARGITVVRQPVAAVESEGDRLTGVALGSGEFVALDALAAASTVEARVDFLSGVGLEATDFVVGDHRFGSALTVDGVGQTAVRGVYAAGNVTAPMATVIASAAAGTAVGAAVHGDLVQAELAEAVAAAAASGSGSPRVQSTR comes from the coding sequence ATGCGAGATCACTTCGACGTCATCGTCGTCGGCGGCGCGGCCGCCGGCCTGTCAGCAGCCCTCATCCTCGGCCGGTCCCGGCGCTCGGTCCTGGTCGTCGACGCCGGCGAGCCCCGCAACGCCCCCGCGGCAGGCATCCACAACTACCTCGGGCGCGAAGGTGCGTCACCCGCGGAGCTCGGTCGCGTCGGTCGCGAGGAGGTCGCCGCACACGACGTCGAGGTGACGGCCGGGAGGATCGTGGCGACGTCCGCCACGGACGGAGACGGGACCGACGCCGTCGGCTTCTCGGTCACGTTCGACTCGGGCGCGGTCGTGACGGCACGCAGGCTGGTCGTCGCCTCCGGCGCCGTCGACGTCCTGCCGGAGGTCCCGGGGCTCGCGGAGCAGTGGGGGCGCGGGGTCGTGCACTGCCCGTTCTGCCACGGGTGGGAGATCCGCGATCGGCGCATCGGCGTGCTCGTGACGACCCCGAACGGTGCCCACCACGCCCTCATGTTCCGCGCACTGAGCGATGACGTGACCGCGTTCGTCGCCGATGAGACGCTCGTCGACGACACCGCTCTGGCAGGTCTCCGCGCCCGCGGGATCACGGTCGTGCGCCAGCCGGTCGCGGCGGTGGAGTCCGAGGGCGACCGACTGACCGGCGTGGCCCTCGGGTCCGGCGAGTTCGTGGCCCTCGACGCCCTCGCCGCCGCGAGCACGGTCGAGGCGCGGGTGGACTTCCTCTCCGGGGTCGGCCTGGAGGCCACCGACTTCGTCGTGGGTGACCACCGGTTCGGGAGTGCGCTGACGGTCGACGGGGTCGGGCAGACGGCGGTGCGTGGCGTGTACGCGGCCGGGAACGTGACCGCGCCGATGGCGACGGTGATCGCGTCCGCCGCTGCGGGGACGGCGGTCGGTGCGGCCGTGCACGGGGATCTCGTGCAGGCGGAGCTCGCGGAGGCGGTCGCTGCGGCGGCGGCGTCGGGGTCGGGTTCGCCTCGGGTTCAGTCGACGCGGTAG
- a CDS encoding pentapeptide repeat-containing protein, with protein sequence MARRTDGTDAPRTTVSSPSDLEPWTPGPGDVLSGDRIEGKRIAVLDLAGERLPDVELEESVVETLRAGDADLRGLRVRDTVVEELDAPVLRVSSSTWRDVRVTGGRVGSAELYDSGLNGVEFVGMKLGFVNLRGASLTDVVFRDCVVDELDLADAKLLRVAFPGTRIRAVEGTNTRIEHVDLREADLDRVERLEGLRGATIGTDQLYTLAPLLAAQAGYRVD encoded by the coding sequence ATGGCCCGCAGAACCGACGGCACCGACGCCCCGCGCACCACCGTCTCGTCCCCGTCCGACCTCGAACCGTGGACGCCCGGCCCCGGCGACGTGCTGTCCGGCGACCGGATCGAGGGCAAGCGCATCGCGGTGCTCGACCTCGCCGGTGAGCGCCTGCCCGATGTCGAGCTCGAGGAGTCCGTCGTCGAGACCCTCCGCGCCGGCGACGCAGACCTCCGTGGGCTGCGGGTCCGGGACACCGTGGTCGAGGAACTGGACGCACCCGTGCTCCGCGTCTCGAGCAGCACCTGGCGCGACGTCCGGGTCACGGGCGGGCGCGTCGGGTCCGCCGAGCTCTACGACTCCGGGCTGAACGGCGTCGAGTTCGTCGGCATGAAGCTCGGGTTCGTGAACCTCCGCGGAGCGTCCCTCACCGACGTCGTCTTCCGCGACTGCGTGGTCGACGAGCTCGACCTCGCCGACGCGAAGCTGCTCCGGGTGGCGTTCCCGGGCACGCGGATCCGGGCGGTCGAGGGGACGAACACCCGGATCGAGCACGTGGACCTCCGCGAGGCCGACCTCGACCGGGTGGAGCGGCTCGAAGGCCTCCGCGGCGCGACGATCGGCACCGACCAGCTCTACACGCTCGCTCCGCTGCTGGCGGCGCAGGCGGGCTACCGCGTCGACTGA
- a CDS encoding DUF6314 family protein: MLQPTDLLGEWELRRSVVDRLAGVEGTVTGSTTLSLTDPDEVRWDESGTMTLDGRTVPVSRTLSVRRSDDDVWTVHFADGRVFHPWVWGTSVAHACAPDDYTGVLDGDAERWTVRWDARGPAKDYTLTSELRRRTRAAD, encoded by the coding sequence GTGCTGCAGCCGACGGACCTCCTCGGGGAGTGGGAGCTCCGACGGAGCGTGGTCGACCGGCTCGCCGGCGTCGAGGGCACCGTCACGGGGAGCACGACGCTGTCCCTGACCGACCCGGACGAGGTGCGCTGGGACGAGTCCGGCACGATGACCCTCGACGGCCGCACGGTGCCGGTCTCGCGCACGCTGTCCGTCCGGCGGAGCGATGACGACGTGTGGACGGTGCACTTCGCCGACGGTCGTGTCTTCCACCCCTGGGTGTGGGGCACGTCCGTCGCCCACGCCTGCGCGCCCGACGACTACACGGGCGTGCTCGACGGCGACGCCGAGCGGTGGACCGTCCGCTGGGACGCCCGCGGCCCGGCGAAGGACTACACCCTCACCAGCGAACTCCGACGTCGGACGCGCGCGGCAGACTGA
- a CDS encoding SHOCT domain-containing protein translates to MFGAVFGDEIETGFGAFGVLFGIVSAFIGLGFVAIVVTIVVRSSRMAKRGQNPFTMQEDLAYQAMRSQTLAPAKSLEHRLAELDDLHARGVISDEEHRAARAEALGG, encoded by the coding sequence GTGTTCGGAGCAGTGTTCGGCGACGAGATCGAGACCGGCTTCGGTGCTTTCGGGGTGCTGTTCGGGATCGTCTCGGCGTTCATCGGCCTCGGGTTCGTGGCCATCGTCGTGACGATCGTCGTCCGCAGCAGCCGGATGGCGAAGCGCGGGCAGAACCCGTTCACGATGCAGGAGGACCTGGCCTACCAGGCCATGCGGAGCCAGACCCTCGCGCCCGCGAAGTCGCTCGAGCACCGGTTGGCCGAGCTCGACGACCTCCACGCCCGAGGCGTGATCTCCGACGAGGAGCACCGGGCGGCCCGCGCGGAGGCCCTCGGCGGGTGA
- a CDS encoding NAD-dependent epimerase/dehydratase family protein, with product MRIVVVGATGNVGTALLRRLAAARLAGEWSGAGSGDGVGDDDLQVVGVARRLPDARVAPYDVAVWHALDVGDPGVVPQLAAVLQGADAVVHLAWALQPTHDIPAQRRTDVDGQAHVLEAAVRAGVGHVVIASSVGAYRGVDPAGKRTPVDETWPATGIPTATYSKHKAANEAALDAFAAAHPTITVSRLRPGLVFQRNVAAELRGLFLGHLVPMRIVRWVRWAVLPLPYPFVFQAVHADDLADAYWRVVDRRAAGAFNIAAAPVLNPPRIARALGMRGAVRIPLRLLRGIVTLTWRLRLQPTDAGWIDIAAGVPVMRTDRARSELGWEPRYTAEEALRELVSGFADGASVPASGPLRG from the coding sequence ATGCGGATCGTCGTCGTCGGGGCGACCGGGAACGTCGGGACCGCGCTCCTGCGTCGGCTCGCCGCCGCACGCCTCGCCGGGGAGTGGTCCGGCGCGGGCTCCGGTGACGGAGTCGGTGACGATGACCTGCAGGTCGTCGGTGTCGCGCGCCGGCTGCCGGACGCCCGGGTCGCCCCGTACGACGTGGCCGTGTGGCACGCGCTCGACGTCGGCGACCCCGGCGTCGTGCCGCAGCTCGCCGCCGTGCTGCAGGGCGCGGACGCCGTCGTGCACCTCGCGTGGGCACTCCAGCCGACGCACGACATCCCGGCCCAGCGGCGCACCGACGTCGACGGGCAGGCGCACGTCCTCGAAGCGGCGGTGCGGGCCGGCGTCGGACACGTCGTCATCGCCTCGTCCGTCGGGGCCTACCGCGGCGTGGACCCGGCGGGGAAGCGCACGCCCGTCGACGAGACCTGGCCCGCCACGGGCATCCCGACCGCGACCTACTCGAAGCACAAGGCTGCGAACGAAGCCGCCCTCGACGCCTTCGCCGCCGCGCACCCGACGATCACCGTGTCGCGACTCCGCCCCGGGCTGGTGTTCCAGCGGAACGTCGCGGCCGAGCTCCGGGGCCTGTTCCTCGGACACCTCGTCCCGATGCGCATCGTCCGCTGGGTGCGGTGGGCGGTGCTGCCCCTGCCGTACCCGTTCGTGTTCCAGGCCGTGCACGCCGACGACCTCGCCGACGCGTACTGGCGTGTCGTGGACCGGCGAGCGGCTGGAGCGTTCAACATCGCTGCGGCGCCCGTGCTCAACCCGCCGCGGATCGCCCGGGCGCTCGGCATGCGCGGGGCCGTCCGGATCCCGCTCCGGCTGCTCCGCGGGATCGTCACGCTGACGTGGCGACTCCGGTTGCAGCCGACGGACGCCGGGTGGATCGACATCGCCGCGGGCGTGCCGGTCATGCGGACCGACCGTGCCCGGTCCGAGCTCGGGTGGGAGCCGCGGTACACGGCGGAGGAGGCGCTGCGGGAGCTCGTGAGCGGGTTCGCGGACGGGGCGAGCGTGCCGGCGTCGGGCCCGCTGCGGGGCTGA
- a CDS encoding zinc-dependent alcohol dehydrogenase: MRALTWQGTEKVSVETVPDPTIQEPTDAIVRITSTAICGSDLHLYRVLGPYIDKGDVLGHEPMGIVEEVGSGVTNLKVGDRVVIPFNISCGHCWMCRHGFQSQCETTQVTEYGSGAALFGYTKMYGQVPGGQAEYLRVPHADYGPIVVPESGPDDQWLFLSDILPTAWQAVQYADVPEGGTLAVLGLGPVGQFAARIGKHLGYRVLAVDPEQVRRDLGAKHGAEVFDLSDDLVPQLVDLTDGRGPDGVVDAVGMEAHGNPVAGFAQRAAGLLPDKLAQKAIETAGVDRLAAVHTAIDLVRRGGTVSLSGVYGGMADPMPMMTLFDKQITIREGQCNVKRWIDDIMPLVQDSSDSLGTLDLTSHRVSLEDAPHMYSVFQKKEDDCVKVVLDPAMAAA; the protein is encoded by the coding sequence GTGCGCGCACTGACCTGGCAGGGCACCGAGAAGGTGTCCGTCGAGACCGTCCCCGACCCGACAATCCAGGAGCCGACCGACGCGATCGTGCGGATCACGTCGACCGCGATCTGCGGCTCCGACCTGCACCTGTACCGGGTGCTCGGCCCGTACATCGACAAGGGCGACGTCCTCGGGCACGAGCCGATGGGCATCGTCGAGGAGGTCGGGTCCGGTGTCACGAACCTCAAGGTCGGCGACCGCGTCGTCATCCCGTTCAACATCTCGTGCGGCCACTGCTGGATGTGCCGGCACGGCTTCCAGTCGCAGTGCGAGACGACCCAGGTGACGGAGTACGGCTCCGGTGCGGCCCTGTTCGGGTACACGAAGATGTACGGGCAGGTCCCCGGCGGCCAGGCCGAGTACCTCCGGGTGCCGCACGCCGACTACGGGCCCATCGTGGTGCCGGAGTCCGGCCCGGACGACCAGTGGCTGTTCCTCAGCGACATCCTCCCGACGGCGTGGCAGGCGGTGCAGTACGCCGACGTGCCCGAGGGTGGCACGCTCGCGGTGCTCGGTCTCGGCCCCGTCGGACAGTTCGCGGCCCGCATCGGGAAGCACCTCGGCTACCGGGTGCTCGCCGTCGACCCCGAGCAGGTCCGGCGTGACCTCGGGGCGAAGCACGGCGCCGAGGTGTTCGACCTGTCCGACGACCTCGTGCCGCAGCTGGTCGACCTGACCGACGGCCGCGGACCCGACGGCGTCGTCGACGCGGTCGGCATGGAGGCGCACGGCAACCCCGTCGCCGGGTTCGCGCAGCGTGCCGCCGGGCTGCTGCCGGACAAGCTCGCACAGAAGGCGATCGAGACCGCGGGGGTCGACCGGCTCGCCGCCGTGCACACCGCCATCGACCTCGTCCGCCGCGGCGGCACGGTGTCGCTCAGCGGGGTCTACGGCGGGATGGCCGACCCGATGCCGATGATGACGCTGTTCGACAAGCAGATCACGATCCGCGAAGGGCAGTGCAACGTCAAGCGGTGGATCGACGACATCATGCCGCTCGTGCAGGACTCGTCGGACTCGCTCGGCACCCTCGACCTCACGTCGCACCGGGTGTCGCTCGAGGACGCACCGCACATGTACTCGGTCTTCCAGAAGAAGGAGGACGACTGCGTGAAGGTCGTGCTCGACCCCGCGATGGCGGCGGCGTGA
- a CDS encoding polysaccharide deacetylase family protein codes for MDHRTTRRTLLAGAGALLATSALSACSPTAPRRVSEPSRSATAIDTPTAPPTSTPTPTWTPPSITRKPLPAGTVTGLPAGTPGIAWTVDDGASSDVVGAYVRFARETGTRLTFFVNGVRPSWTEHAATLMPLVASGQVQIGNHTWDHPALTGLSDQAIEDELTRNHEFIERTFGVDARPYFRPPYGYHDARVDAAAARVGYTTPLLWYGTLADSGDIGAGQIVGFADQWFTAGRIVIGHANHPGTIGALPRLGRLLRQRRLGTYTLDDVFAR; via the coding sequence ATGGACCACCGCACCACCCGCCGCACCCTGCTCGCCGGAGCCGGTGCCCTGCTCGCCACCTCGGCGCTGTCGGCGTGCTCACCGACCGCACCCCGTCGTGTGTCGGAGCCGTCGCGATCGGCGACCGCCATCGACACCCCGACCGCCCCTCCGACATCGACGCCGACACCGACGTGGACACCACCCTCGATCACGCGGAAGCCACTGCCGGCCGGGACGGTGACGGGCTTGCCCGCGGGGACCCCCGGGATCGCGTGGACGGTCGACGACGGCGCGTCCTCGGACGTCGTCGGCGCCTACGTCCGCTTCGCCCGAGAGACCGGCACCCGGCTGACGTTCTTCGTCAACGGGGTGCGGCCGTCGTGGACGGAGCACGCCGCGACCCTCATGCCGCTGGTGGCGTCGGGGCAGGTGCAGATCGGGAACCACACGTGGGACCACCCGGCGCTGACCGGGCTGTCGGACCAGGCGATCGAGGACGAGCTCACCCGGAACCACGAGTTCATCGAGCGGACGTTCGGCGTGGACGCGCGCCCGTACTTCCGGCCGCCGTACGGGTACCACGACGCCCGGGTCGACGCGGCAGCCGCGCGCGTGGGCTACACGACGCCGCTGCTCTGGTACGGCACGCTCGCGGACTCCGGGGACATCGGTGCGGGGCAGATCGTCGGGTTCGCCGACCAGTGGTTCACGGCGGGACGAATCGTCATCGGGCACGCGAACCACCCCGGGACGATCGGTGCGCTCCCTCGCCTCGGACGCCTGCTCCGGCAGCGCCGCCTCGGGACCTACACGCTCGACGACGTGTTCGCGCGCTGA
- a CDS encoding GNAT family N-acetyltransferase, translated as MPPLATPWTITTTPFDDADADRLRRAQRRELDARYGSSDHEPGVPPSAADVPVFLVARDAEGAPVACGGLRPLADDVLGPGVVEVKRMYTAPEARGTGVATAVLRALEDEARRLGAPRLVLETGPAQPDAIRFYQREGYEPIPLFGAYVGSDVSVCFGRSLDAGAAGAVGADGAVRAAGAQRANTSSSV; from the coding sequence ATGCCACCGCTCGCCACGCCCTGGACCATCACGACGACGCCGTTCGACGACGCCGACGCCGACCGGCTCCGCCGTGCACAGCGCCGGGAGCTCGACGCCCGCTACGGCTCGAGCGACCACGAGCCCGGCGTCCCTCCGTCGGCGGCGGACGTCCCCGTGTTCCTCGTCGCGCGGGACGCCGAAGGGGCACCGGTCGCGTGCGGTGGGCTCCGACCCCTCGCCGACGACGTCCTCGGGCCCGGCGTCGTCGAGGTGAAACGGATGTACACGGCCCCGGAGGCGCGTGGGACCGGGGTGGCCACGGCCGTGCTGCGGGCACTCGAGGACGAGGCCCGTCGACTCGGAGCGCCGCGGCTGGTGCTCGAGACCGGGCCCGCGCAGCCCGACGCGATCCGGTTCTACCAGCGCGAGGGGTACGAGCCGATCCCGCTCTTCGGGGCCTACGTCGGCTCGGACGTCTCGGTCTGCTTCGGCCGGTCGCTCGACGCCGGCGCGGCCGGCGCGGTCGGAGCGGACGGCGCGGTTCGCGCGGCCGGTGCTCAGCGCGCGAACACGTCGTCGAGCGTGTAG
- a CDS encoding TetR/AcrR family transcriptional regulator has translation MPRTRDDAAQRARLSDAVFTTIAELGPTGLTLRAVAERAGCTTGLVLHTFPDKRALLLHARDVLHERTRARAEQAESTAADPAAAVRAVALGALATDADRAAEARVWVGFLAAALGDPVLAERHATNARAFTERLARLIGTATGLPADTSAARAASLGAAVEGVTALAAGDPDHWTPARQTAALDVVLRAALAPEPDPAD, from the coding sequence GTGCCACGGACCCGCGACGACGCAGCGCAGCGCGCACGCCTGTCCGACGCCGTGTTCACGACCATCGCGGAACTCGGCCCCACCGGGCTGACCCTGCGCGCCGTCGCCGAGCGGGCGGGCTGCACCACCGGGCTCGTCCTGCACACGTTCCCGGACAAGCGCGCACTGCTCCTGCACGCCCGCGACGTCCTGCACGAGCGCACCCGTGCACGCGCCGAGCAGGCTGAGTCGACCGCTGCCGACCCCGCTGCCGCCGTCCGTGCGGTGGCCCTCGGGGCACTCGCCACCGACGCCGACCGCGCTGCGGAGGCCCGCGTCTGGGTCGGCTTCCTCGCTGCGGCGCTCGGCGACCCGGTCCTCGCCGAGCGGCACGCCACGAACGCCCGGGCCTTCACGGAGCGGCTCGCGCGACTGATCGGCACCGCGACCGGCCTGCCCGCGGACACCAGCGCGGCCCGGGCGGCATCGCTCGGTGCGGCGGTCGAGGGCGTCACCGCACTCGCTGCCGGCGACCCGGACCACTGGACGCCCGCGCGGCAGACGGCCGCGCTCGACGTCGTGCTGCGCGCGGCGCTCGCGCCGGAGCCCGACCCGGCGGACTGA
- a CDS encoding aminoglycoside phosphotransferase family protein, with protein sequence MSTDAPRIDADLVRRLVATQFPEWAGLPVREVAHQGWDNRTFRLGEDLSVRLPSAAGYVPAVEKEQRVLPYLAALLDVPVPEPVALGSPDADYPFPWSVRRWHPGSVLMDVPDLDRARLAADVATVLVQLRGVPVGPGLAAGAHSFHRGAHPSRYAGEVVAALDTLGPGVDRRACEAVWGAATRSTWSGPPVWFHGDVAPGNLLVDDAGRLSAVIDFGTCGVGDPACDLVLAWTFLDPDARRVFHDAVGLDAGTWARARAWALWKSLIMLAGSAGPGGAAEHRAVLDAVLADPVTTPGAV encoded by the coding sequence ATGTCCACCGACGCGCCCCGCATCGACGCCGACCTCGTCCGACGGCTCGTGGCGACGCAGTTCCCCGAGTGGGCCGGACTGCCGGTCCGCGAGGTCGCGCACCAGGGATGGGACAACCGGACCTTCCGGCTCGGCGAGGACCTGAGCGTCCGACTCCCGAGCGCCGCCGGGTACGTGCCCGCGGTGGAGAAGGAACAGCGGGTCCTGCCGTACCTCGCTGCCCTTCTCGACGTCCCCGTGCCGGAACCCGTCGCGCTCGGTTCGCCGGACGCCGACTACCCGTTCCCGTGGTCGGTGCGCCGGTGGCACCCCGGCTCGGTGCTGATGGACGTGCCGGACCTGGACCGTGCCCGACTCGCGGCCGACGTGGCGACCGTCCTCGTGCAGTTGCGCGGCGTCCCCGTCGGTCCGGGTCTGGCCGCGGGAGCGCACTCGTTCCACCGTGGCGCACACCCGTCGCGCTACGCCGGCGAGGTGGTCGCCGCGCTCGACACGCTCGGCCCCGGCGTCGATCGCCGTGCGTGCGAGGCCGTCTGGGGCGCCGCGACCCGCTCGACGTGGAGCGGCCCGCCCGTGTGGTTCCACGGCGACGTGGCTCCCGGCAACCTCCTCGTGGACGACGCCGGCCGCCTCAGCGCCGTGATCGACTTCGGGACGTGCGGCGTGGGCGACCCGGCGTGCGACCTCGTGCTGGCGTGGACGTTCCTCGACCCAGACGCCCGCCGGGTGTTCCACGACGCGGTCGGCCTCGACGCGGGCACGTGGGCGCGGGCCCGGGCGTGGGCGCTGTGGAAGTCCCTCATCATGCTCGCCGGGAGCGCCGGACCCGGTGGTGCGGCCGAGCACCGTGCGGTCCTCGACGCCGTGCTCGCCGACCCGGTCACGACGCCGGGCGCGGTCTGA
- a CDS encoding TetR/AcrR family transcriptional regulator — protein MSTDRDRERTRAAVLESAERLLTERGTRVSVAEVAADAGVSKSGLLHHFPSKDALLLAVAEHGLATFKAEVLRHVDLAENRPGKVLRAYVRTLCGGSPRAMAVFSPSTLWTGLTAVPGMGPITAADAEDWRVTFARDGLPEARSLVVRHAAEGLAAAAGMPPYLDERELAVARDALLALAEPDA, from the coding sequence ATGAGCACTGACCGCGATCGCGAGCGCACCCGAGCGGCCGTCCTGGAGTCGGCCGAGCGGCTGCTCACCGAACGCGGAACCCGGGTGAGTGTCGCCGAGGTCGCCGCCGACGCGGGGGTGTCGAAGAGCGGCCTGCTCCACCACTTCCCGTCGAAGGACGCGTTGCTCCTCGCGGTCGCTGAGCACGGACTCGCGACGTTCAAGGCGGAGGTGCTCCGGCACGTCGACCTCGCCGAGAACCGGCCGGGCAAGGTGCTCCGCGCCTACGTCCGGACGCTGTGCGGCGGCAGTCCCCGGGCGATGGCGGTGTTCTCGCCCTCGACGCTCTGGACCGGGCTGACCGCGGTGCCCGGGATGGGGCCGATCACGGCGGCCGACGCCGAGGACTGGCGCGTGACCTTCGCGCGCGACGGGCTGCCCGAAGCGCGTTCGCTCGTCGTCCGGCACGCGGCCGAGGGGCTCGCGGCGGCCGCGGGGATGCCGCCATACCTCGACGAGCGCGAACTCGCCGTCGCGCGGGACGCCCTGCTCGCCCTTGCCGAACCGGACGCGTAA